A DNA window from Gasterosteus aculeatus chromosome 16, fGasAcu3.hap1.1, whole genome shotgun sequence contains the following coding sequences:
- the abi3bpa gene encoding target of Nesh-SH3 isoform X3 produces MMGMQQHPRRFQVLFLMIFITGIVLSGPSTPRRSRVRRQNMKVRINATGDTIVMKFLHPNAGTKLEGYILGYGSSMFSKQFIQLPENGQPYETEFDAEPKYLIAVQPIPNNEVKKHCTGKVELQKPLHLVIGSVTPTSVLLSWGTLLKTPYEGNIMNDCLEDGHYTVRYRERSRKWHYQTCPTSDTVIDNLRPNAVYEFGVQPTSKDGTGVWSKPVIHNISSGGTEEKNIKKIFKRPVNPVKPLTPGPHSFPFSPHHVPHNRTHGGQLVLRNIAPKTTVAPTTTTAQESLLTSGSARPAANKQTIGTGVHRPSVPEVPRSPISSSVRLSGRNSTGSRAKAPPHSTRNNGRPFSPPKIFTSPHSSHTPEADGARHKSNALPKPVVWSKDKPVPAVQRPSIPVNKRPNLVGKPSDHDKPMDLKQGNKESILKTFPPVTDKPKQERRQQQTTTSAPAVNTSRFDINENSSIFRPMPASDVDFMGKKRFVAPHVIYKTDKKPDEPCSITSSLAFFPDEEGGDQNVTGPPRIPPSNLTVVTVEGCPSFVILDWQKSDNDTREYEVVSTTKGPNGDEVSVLTTNQTHTAVENLKPESSYEFTVTPKNDMGVGPSSDPVSFSTESADPRVSEHVSGKDAIWTQFPFKSDDYSECNGKQYVKRTWYRKFVGIQLCNSLRYKIYLSDSLNGKFYNIGDQSGHGEDHCQFVDSFLDGRTGTQLLADQLQSRPGFYRALRQEPVYFGEIGGKSHVTYVGWYECGTPIPGKW; encoded by the exons ATGATGGGGATGCAGCAACACCCACGCCGCTTTCAGGTCCTTTTTCTCATGATTTTCATCACTGGGATAGTTCTCTCCGGCCCTTCGACTCCTCGCAGGAGCAGAG TGAGACGTCAGAATATGAAAGTCCGCATAAACGCCACAGGAGACACCATCGTGATGAAGTTTTTGCATCCCAACGCTGGCACCAAGCTCGAGGGTTACATCCTGGGCTACGGCAGCAGCATGTTCTCCAAACAGTTCATCCAGCTGCCCGAGAATGGACAGCCGTATGAGACGGAGTTTG ATGCGGAGCCCAAGTACCTTATCGCCGTTCAGCCTATCCCAAACAACGAGGTGAAAAAGCACTGCACAG GTAAAGTGGAACTGCAGAAACCACTTCACCTGGTTATCGGGTCGGTAACGCCCACCTCAGTGCTTTTGTCTTGGGGGACCCTACTGAAAACTCCCTATGAAGGCAACATCATGAATGACTGCCTTGAGGATGG ACACTACACCGTGCGTTACCGCGAGCGGAGCAGGAAGTGGCACTATCAAACCTGCCCCACCAGCGACACGGTCATCGACAACCTGAGGCCCAACGCGGTTTATGAGTTCGGTGTTCAGCCCACCTCCAAGGACGGCACGGGAGTGTGGAGCAAGCCGGTCATTCACAACATCAGCTCAGGGGGCACAGAAG AAAAGAACATCAAGAAAATCTTTAAGCGTCCAGTCAACCCTGTG AAACCTTTAACGCCAGGTCCACACTCCTTCCCTTTTTCTCCACACCATG TTCCCCATAACAGGACCCACGGTGGACAACTTGTTTTGCGGAACATAGCCCCAAAGACAACCGTTG CTCCCACCACAACTACTGCTCAGGAATCTCTGTTGACCAGTGGATCCGCACGGCCCGCGGCCAACAAACAGACAATCG GAACAGGCGTCCACAGGCCATCCGTACCTGAAGTTCCTCGTTCTCCCATTAGTTCATCAGTTCGTCTTTCGGGAAGGAACTCCACGGGGTCCCGCGCCAAGGCTCCTCCTCATTCCACTCGTAATAATGGCAGGCCATTTTCTCCACCCAAGATATTCACCTCTCCTCACAGCTCCCACACACCTGAGG CCGATGGGGCGCGTCATAAGAGCAATGCTCTACCTAAACCTGTGGTGTGGTCGAAAGACAAACCtg TCCCTGCAGTCCAGCGTCCTTCTATTCCTGTCAACAAGAGACCCAACCTGGTGGGGAAACCTAGTGACCATG ACAAACCCATGGACCTGAAGCAGGGAAACAAGGAGTCCATCTTGAAGACATTCCCTCCGGTCACAGACAAGCCCAAGCAGGAGCGCAGACAGCAGCAGACAACCACCTCTGCCCCGGCAGTAAACA ccAGCCGCTTCGACATAAACGAAAACTCGTCCATATTCAGGCCCATGCCCGCGTCAGACGTGGACTTCATGGGCAAGAAGCGCTTCGTTG CTCCGCACGTGATATACAAGACGGACAAAAAGCCGGATGAGCCGTGCTCCATCACCTCGTCCCTCGCTTTCTTCCCTGACGAGGAGGGTGGGGATCAGAACGTGACCGGTCCTCCCCGCATCCCCCCCTCCAACCTCACTGTGGTGACCGTGGAGGGCTGCCCGTCTTTTGTCATTCTCGACTGGCAGAAATCTGACAATGATACCAGAG AGTACGAAGTCGTATCGACCACCAAAGGACCAAACGGAGACGAGGTGTCCGTACTGACCacaaaccagacacacacagccgtgGAGAATCTCAAACCGGAGAGCAG TTATGAATTCACAGTTACACCAAAGAATGACATGGGAGTAGGACCTTCCAGTGATCCGGTTTCTTTCAGCACAGAATCAG CGGATCCGCGAGTGAGTGAACATGTGTCAG GCAAAGACGCCATCTGGACTCAGTTCCCATTTAAATCCGACGACTACTCTGAATGCAACGGAAAGCAGTATGTGAAGAGAACTTGGTACCGTAAGTTTGTGGGAATCCAGCTCTGCAACTCCCTGAGATACAAGATCTACCTGAGCGACTCCCTCAACG GGAAGTTTTACAACATTGGAGATCAGTCGGGCCATGGTGAGGACCACTGTCAATTTGTGGACTCTTTTCTGGATGGACGAACCGGCACCCAGTTGTTGGCTGACCAGCTACAAAGCAGACCAG GGTTTTATAGGGCATTGAGACAAGAACCTGTCTACTTTGGAGAGATTGGCGGGAAGTCACATGTGACTTACGTGGGCTGGTACGAGTGTGGCACACCCATACCGGGGAAGTGGTAA
- the abi3bpa gene encoding target of Nesh-SH3 isoform X4: MMGMQQHPRRFQVLFLMIFITGIVLSGPSTPRRSRVRRQNMKVRINATGDTIVMKFLHPNAGTKLEGYILGYGSSMFSKQFIQLPENGQPYETEFDAEPKYLIAVQPIPNNEVKKHCTGKVELQKPLHLVIGSVTPTSVLLSWGTLLKTPYEGNIMNDCLEDGHYTVRYRERSRKWHYQTCPTSDTVIDNLRPNAVYEFGVQPTSKDGTGVWSKPVIHNISSGGTEEKNIKKIFKRPVNPVKPLTPGPHSFPFSPHHVPHNRTHGGQLVLRNIAPKTTVAPTTTTAQESLLTSGSARPAANKQTIGTGVHRPSVPEVPRSPISSSVRLSGRNSTGSRAKAPPHSTRNNGRPFSPPKIFTSPHSSHTPEVPAVQRPSIPVNKRPNLVGKPSDHDKPMDLKQGNKESILKTFPPVTDKPKQERRQQQTTTSAPAVNTSRFDINENSSIFRPMPASDVDFMGKKRFVAPHVIYKTDKKPDEPCSITSSLAFFPDEEGGDQNVTGPPRIPPSNLTVVTVEGCPSFVILDWQKSDNDTREYEVVSTTKGPNGDEVSVLTTNQTHTAVENLKPESSYEFTVTPKNDMGVGPSSDPVSFSTESADPRVSEHVSGKDAIWTQFPFKSDDYSECNGKQYVKRTWYRKFVGIQLCNSLRYKIYLSDSLNGKFYNIGDQSGHGEDHCQFVDSFLDGRTGTQLLADQLQSRPGFYRALRQEPVYFGEIGGKSHVTYVGWYECGTPIPGKW, translated from the exons ATGATGGGGATGCAGCAACACCCACGCCGCTTTCAGGTCCTTTTTCTCATGATTTTCATCACTGGGATAGTTCTCTCCGGCCCTTCGACTCCTCGCAGGAGCAGAG TGAGACGTCAGAATATGAAAGTCCGCATAAACGCCACAGGAGACACCATCGTGATGAAGTTTTTGCATCCCAACGCTGGCACCAAGCTCGAGGGTTACATCCTGGGCTACGGCAGCAGCATGTTCTCCAAACAGTTCATCCAGCTGCCCGAGAATGGACAGCCGTATGAGACGGAGTTTG ATGCGGAGCCCAAGTACCTTATCGCCGTTCAGCCTATCCCAAACAACGAGGTGAAAAAGCACTGCACAG GTAAAGTGGAACTGCAGAAACCACTTCACCTGGTTATCGGGTCGGTAACGCCCACCTCAGTGCTTTTGTCTTGGGGGACCCTACTGAAAACTCCCTATGAAGGCAACATCATGAATGACTGCCTTGAGGATGG ACACTACACCGTGCGTTACCGCGAGCGGAGCAGGAAGTGGCACTATCAAACCTGCCCCACCAGCGACACGGTCATCGACAACCTGAGGCCCAACGCGGTTTATGAGTTCGGTGTTCAGCCCACCTCCAAGGACGGCACGGGAGTGTGGAGCAAGCCGGTCATTCACAACATCAGCTCAGGGGGCACAGAAG AAAAGAACATCAAGAAAATCTTTAAGCGTCCAGTCAACCCTGTG AAACCTTTAACGCCAGGTCCACACTCCTTCCCTTTTTCTCCACACCATG TTCCCCATAACAGGACCCACGGTGGACAACTTGTTTTGCGGAACATAGCCCCAAAGACAACCGTTG CTCCCACCACAACTACTGCTCAGGAATCTCTGTTGACCAGTGGATCCGCACGGCCCGCGGCCAACAAACAGACAATCG GAACAGGCGTCCACAGGCCATCCGTACCTGAAGTTCCTCGTTCTCCCATTAGTTCATCAGTTCGTCTTTCGGGAAGGAACTCCACGGGGTCCCGCGCCAAGGCTCCTCCTCATTCCACTCGTAATAATGGCAGGCCATTTTCTCCACCCAAGATATTCACCTCTCCTCACAGCTCCCACACACCTGAGG TCCCTGCAGTCCAGCGTCCTTCTATTCCTGTCAACAAGAGACCCAACCTGGTGGGGAAACCTAGTGACCATG ACAAACCCATGGACCTGAAGCAGGGAAACAAGGAGTCCATCTTGAAGACATTCCCTCCGGTCACAGACAAGCCCAAGCAGGAGCGCAGACAGCAGCAGACAACCACCTCTGCCCCGGCAGTAAACA ccAGCCGCTTCGACATAAACGAAAACTCGTCCATATTCAGGCCCATGCCCGCGTCAGACGTGGACTTCATGGGCAAGAAGCGCTTCGTTG CTCCGCACGTGATATACAAGACGGACAAAAAGCCGGATGAGCCGTGCTCCATCACCTCGTCCCTCGCTTTCTTCCCTGACGAGGAGGGTGGGGATCAGAACGTGACCGGTCCTCCCCGCATCCCCCCCTCCAACCTCACTGTGGTGACCGTGGAGGGCTGCCCGTCTTTTGTCATTCTCGACTGGCAGAAATCTGACAATGATACCAGAG AGTACGAAGTCGTATCGACCACCAAAGGACCAAACGGAGACGAGGTGTCCGTACTGACCacaaaccagacacacacagccgtgGAGAATCTCAAACCGGAGAGCAG TTATGAATTCACAGTTACACCAAAGAATGACATGGGAGTAGGACCTTCCAGTGATCCGGTTTCTTTCAGCACAGAATCAG CGGATCCGCGAGTGAGTGAACATGTGTCAG GCAAAGACGCCATCTGGACTCAGTTCCCATTTAAATCCGACGACTACTCTGAATGCAACGGAAAGCAGTATGTGAAGAGAACTTGGTACCGTAAGTTTGTGGGAATCCAGCTCTGCAACTCCCTGAGATACAAGATCTACCTGAGCGACTCCCTCAACG GGAAGTTTTACAACATTGGAGATCAGTCGGGCCATGGTGAGGACCACTGTCAATTTGTGGACTCTTTTCTGGATGGACGAACCGGCACCCAGTTGTTGGCTGACCAGCTACAAAGCAGACCAG GGTTTTATAGGGCATTGAGACAAGAACCTGTCTACTTTGGAGAGATTGGCGGGAAGTCACATGTGACTTACGTGGGCTGGTACGAGTGTGGCACACCCATACCGGGGAAGTGGTAA
- the abi3bpa gene encoding target of Nesh-SH3 isoform X1, which translates to MMGMQQHPRRFQVLFLMIFITGIVLSGPSTPRRSRVRRQNMKVRINATGDTIVMKFLHPNAGTKLEGYILGYGSSMFSKQFIQLPENGQPYETEFDAEPKYLIAVQPIPNNEVKKHCTGKVELQKPLHLVIGSVTPTSVLLSWGTLLKTPYEGNIMNDCLEDGHYTVRYRERSRKWHYQTCPTSDTVIDNLRPNAVYEFGVQPTSKDGTGVWSKPVIHNISSGGTEEKNIKKIFKRPVNPVKPLTPGPHSFPFSPHHVPHNRTHGGQLVLRNIAPKTTVAPTTTTAQESLLTSGSARPAANKQTIGGGDLSTSVLPPFMEVTKAPKSHLPLHIIATTMAVFQKNIKEHEEHPLGEPQKRPSAQPPTQPQANSLLQTQDQKPPQPNSQVQKPKPKPVTQTQPQHKPNFPMSQPEPHTKRPSQSQIQTHPLSRLQTTPQPKLQTKPQSQSRQKPHPQVQPQTSTHPRDEPQPQPTLQPMNLVKPQTQLHSTTQPEVQTPQPQSTTTTLPQTLIQTQTNINPQFSLKTNPQAQLTTTQQSKDQQSRKPIISFPQPKLKTQPQTKNQSQGKPRTRDWHEAHTKIQPLLQTQPPTKNKAQPVSHTQPLPKPNPAPNAQTQSPLEPLPRPQPQPGLPSQTRTYSDPTKVTPRQAVSTAPSPPEEGKPLPRPALATEKAGSYNQGTGVHRPSVPEVPRSPISSSVRLSGRNSTGSRAKAPPHSTRNNGRPFSPPKIFTSPHSSHTPEADGARHKSNALPKPVVWSKDKPVPAVQRPSIPVNKRPNLVGKPSDHDKPMDLKQGNKESILKTFPPVTDKPKQERRQQQTTTSAPAVNTSRFDINENSSIFRPMPASDVDFMGKKRFVAPHVIYKTDKKPDEPCSITSSLAFFPDEEGGDQNVTGPPRIPPSNLTVVTVEGCPSFVILDWQKSDNDTREYEVVSTTKGPNGDEVSVLTTNQTHTAVENLKPESSYEFTVTPKNDMGVGPSSDPVSFSTESADPRVSEHVSGKDAIWTQFPFKSDDYSECNGKQYVKRTWYRKFVGIQLCNSLRYKIYLSDSLNGKFYNIGDQSGHGEDHCQFVDSFLDGRTGTQLLADQLQSRPGFYRALRQEPVYFGEIGGKSHVTYVGWYECGTPIPGKW; encoded by the exons ATGATGGGGATGCAGCAACACCCACGCCGCTTTCAGGTCCTTTTTCTCATGATTTTCATCACTGGGATAGTTCTCTCCGGCCCTTCGACTCCTCGCAGGAGCAGAG TGAGACGTCAGAATATGAAAGTCCGCATAAACGCCACAGGAGACACCATCGTGATGAAGTTTTTGCATCCCAACGCTGGCACCAAGCTCGAGGGTTACATCCTGGGCTACGGCAGCAGCATGTTCTCCAAACAGTTCATCCAGCTGCCCGAGAATGGACAGCCGTATGAGACGGAGTTTG ATGCGGAGCCCAAGTACCTTATCGCCGTTCAGCCTATCCCAAACAACGAGGTGAAAAAGCACTGCACAG GTAAAGTGGAACTGCAGAAACCACTTCACCTGGTTATCGGGTCGGTAACGCCCACCTCAGTGCTTTTGTCTTGGGGGACCCTACTGAAAACTCCCTATGAAGGCAACATCATGAATGACTGCCTTGAGGATGG ACACTACACCGTGCGTTACCGCGAGCGGAGCAGGAAGTGGCACTATCAAACCTGCCCCACCAGCGACACGGTCATCGACAACCTGAGGCCCAACGCGGTTTATGAGTTCGGTGTTCAGCCCACCTCCAAGGACGGCACGGGAGTGTGGAGCAAGCCGGTCATTCACAACATCAGCTCAGGGGGCACAGAAG AAAAGAACATCAAGAAAATCTTTAAGCGTCCAGTCAACCCTGTG AAACCTTTAACGCCAGGTCCACACTCCTTCCCTTTTTCTCCACACCATG TTCCCCATAACAGGACCCACGGTGGACAACTTGTTTTGCGGAACATAGCCCCAAAGACAACCGTTG CTCCCACCACAACTACTGCTCAGGAATCTCTGTTGACCAGTGGATCCGCACGGCCCGCGGCCAACAAACAGACAATCG GAGGAGGGGACCTCTCCACATCTGTGTTGCCTCCTTTTATGGAGGTTACAAAAGCCCCCAAATCCCATCTTCCACTACACATTATAGCCACTACCATGGCagtttttcagaaaaatattaAGGAACATGAAGAACATCCTCTGGGTGAACCACAAAAAAGGCCATCGGCCCAACCTCCAACACAACCTCAAGCTAATTCTCTGCTGCAGACACAGGATCAAAAACCACCACAACCTAATTCCCAAGTTCAAAAACCTAAACCAAAACCCGTTACCCAGACCCAACCACAACATAAACCCAACTTCCCAATGTCACAACCCGAACCCCATACCAAACGTCCATCCCAGTCCCAAATCCAAACCCACCCTCTATCACGGCTCCAAACAACACCTCAGCCCAAACTCCAAACTAAACCTCAGTCACAATCTCGGCAAAAGCCACATCCCCAAGTACAGCCTCAGACCTCAACCCATCCCCGGGACGAACCACAACCTCAACCAACACTCCAGCCCATGAACCTGGTCAAACCTCAAACACAACTTCATTCAACGACCCAGCCTGAAGTGCAAACACCTCAACCAcaatctacaactacaactctgccACAAACCCTAATACAAACTCAAACAAATATCAACCCacaattttctttaaaaaccaACCCACAGGCTCAGCTTACAACCACGCAGCAGTCGAAGGACCAACAATCTAGGAAACCAATAATCAGTTTTCCTCAACCTAAGCTCAAAACACAGCCTCAAACAAAAAATCAGTCTCAAGGAAAGCCCCGAACAAGGGACTGGCATGAAGCCCACACAAAGATTCAGCCATTGCTCCAAACACAACCTCCAACGAAGAACAAGGCCCAACCTGTATCTCATACTCAGCCCCTTCCCAAACCAAATCCCGCCCCCAACGCCCAGACTCAATCCCCGCTTGAACCTCTACCCAGGCCACAACCTCAACCTGGGCTTCCATCTCAGACCAGGACCTACTCCGATCCCACCAAGGTGACCCCAAGGCAGGCAGTCTCTACGG CTCCTAGTCCACCAGAAGAGGGCAAACCTCTACCAAGACCTGCCCTGGCTACAGAGAAGGCCGGTAGTTACAATCAGG GAACAGGCGTCCACAGGCCATCCGTACCTGAAGTTCCTCGTTCTCCCATTAGTTCATCAGTTCGTCTTTCGGGAAGGAACTCCACGGGGTCCCGCGCCAAGGCTCCTCCTCATTCCACTCGTAATAATGGCAGGCCATTTTCTCCACCCAAGATATTCACCTCTCCTCACAGCTCCCACACACCTGAGG CCGATGGGGCGCGTCATAAGAGCAATGCTCTACCTAAACCTGTGGTGTGGTCGAAAGACAAACCtg TCCCTGCAGTCCAGCGTCCTTCTATTCCTGTCAACAAGAGACCCAACCTGGTGGGGAAACCTAGTGACCATG ACAAACCCATGGACCTGAAGCAGGGAAACAAGGAGTCCATCTTGAAGACATTCCCTCCGGTCACAGACAAGCCCAAGCAGGAGCGCAGACAGCAGCAGACAACCACCTCTGCCCCGGCAGTAAACA ccAGCCGCTTCGACATAAACGAAAACTCGTCCATATTCAGGCCCATGCCCGCGTCAGACGTGGACTTCATGGGCAAGAAGCGCTTCGTTG CTCCGCACGTGATATACAAGACGGACAAAAAGCCGGATGAGCCGTGCTCCATCACCTCGTCCCTCGCTTTCTTCCCTGACGAGGAGGGTGGGGATCAGAACGTGACCGGTCCTCCCCGCATCCCCCCCTCCAACCTCACTGTGGTGACCGTGGAGGGCTGCCCGTCTTTTGTCATTCTCGACTGGCAGAAATCTGACAATGATACCAGAG AGTACGAAGTCGTATCGACCACCAAAGGACCAAACGGAGACGAGGTGTCCGTACTGACCacaaaccagacacacacagccgtgGAGAATCTCAAACCGGAGAGCAG TTATGAATTCACAGTTACACCAAAGAATGACATGGGAGTAGGACCTTCCAGTGATCCGGTTTCTTTCAGCACAGAATCAG CGGATCCGCGAGTGAGTGAACATGTGTCAG GCAAAGACGCCATCTGGACTCAGTTCCCATTTAAATCCGACGACTACTCTGAATGCAACGGAAAGCAGTATGTGAAGAGAACTTGGTACCGTAAGTTTGTGGGAATCCAGCTCTGCAACTCCCTGAGATACAAGATCTACCTGAGCGACTCCCTCAACG GGAAGTTTTACAACATTGGAGATCAGTCGGGCCATGGTGAGGACCACTGTCAATTTGTGGACTCTTTTCTGGATGGACGAACCGGCACCCAGTTGTTGGCTGACCAGCTACAAAGCAGACCAG GGTTTTATAGGGCATTGAGACAAGAACCTGTCTACTTTGGAGAGATTGGCGGGAAGTCACATGTGACTTACGTGGGCTGGTACGAGTGTGGCACACCCATACCGGGGAAGTGGTAA